From the Salvelinus fontinalis isolate EN_2023a chromosome 35, ASM2944872v1, whole genome shotgun sequence genome, one window contains:
- the LOC129834599 gene encoding calcitonin-1 isoform X1, translated as MCFTAGTMVMMKLSALLIAYFLVICQMYSSHAAPARTGLESMTDQVTLTDYEARRLLNAIVKEFVQMTSEELEQQANEGNSLDRPMSKRCSNLSTCVLGKLSQELHKLQTYPRTNTGSGTPGKKRSLPESNRYASYGDSYDGI; from the exons ATGTGTTTTACCGCAGGGACCATGGTTATGATGAAGCTCTCTGCCCTCCTCATTGCCTATTTCCTGGTCATTTGTCAGATGTACAGCTCACATGCAGCTCCAGCCAG AACTGGTTTAGAGTCCATGACAGACCAAGTCACGCTAACTGACTATGAAGCCCGAAGGCTACTCAACGCCATCGTCAAGGAGTTTGTTCAAATGACTTCAGAGGAATTGGAGCAACAAGCCAATGAAGGAAATAG cctGGATAGACCCATGTCCAAGCGTTGCTCCAACCTCAGCACCTGTGTTCTGGGCAAACTGTCCCAAGAGCTGCACAAATTGCAGACGTACCCCCGCACCAACACGGGAAGTGGTACACCTGGCAAGAAACGCAGCCTGCCTGAGAGCAACCGCTATGCAAGCTATGGAGACTCATATGATGGAATCTGA
- the LOC129834599 gene encoding calcitonin gene-related peptide isoform X4, which produces MVMMKLSALLIAYFLVICQMYSSHAAPARTGLESMTDQVTLTDYEARRLLNAIVKEFVQMTSEELEQQANEGNSVTAQKRACNTATCVTHRLADFLNRSGGMGNSNFVPTNVGAKAFGRRRRDSPMTAPL; this is translated from the exons ATGGTTATGATGAAGCTCTCTGCCCTCCTCATTGCCTATTTCCTGGTCATTTGTCAGATGTACAGCTCACATGCAGCTCCAGCCAG AACTGGTTTAGAGTCCATGACAGACCAAGTCACGCTAACTGACTATGAAGCCCGAAGGCTACTCAACGCCATCGTCAAGGAGTTTGTTCAAATGACTTCAGAGGAATTGGAGCAACAAGCCAATGAAGGAAATAG CGTTACAGCACAGAAGCGTGCGTGCAATACTGCCACATGTGTCACCCACCGCCTGGCTGACTTCCTGAACagatcaggaggaatgggcaacaGTAACTTCGTCCCTACCAACGTGGGCGCCAAGGCGTTTGGAcgaagaaggagagacagcccCATGACAGCACCTTTGTGA
- the LOC129834599 gene encoding calcitonin-1 isoform X2, whose amino-acid sequence MVMMKLSALLIAYFLVICQMYSSHAAPARTGLESMTDQVTLTDYEARRLLNAIVKEFVQMTSEELEQQANEGNSLDRPMSKRCSNLSTCVLGKLSQELHKLQTYPRTNTGSGTPGKKRSLPESNRYASYGDSYDGI is encoded by the exons ATGGTTATGATGAAGCTCTCTGCCCTCCTCATTGCCTATTTCCTGGTCATTTGTCAGATGTACAGCTCACATGCAGCTCCAGCCAG AACTGGTTTAGAGTCCATGACAGACCAAGTCACGCTAACTGACTATGAAGCCCGAAGGCTACTCAACGCCATCGTCAAGGAGTTTGTTCAAATGACTTCAGAGGAATTGGAGCAACAAGCCAATGAAGGAAATAG cctGGATAGACCCATGTCCAAGCGTTGCTCCAACCTCAGCACCTGTGTTCTGGGCAAACTGTCCCAAGAGCTGCACAAATTGCAGACGTACCCCCGCACCAACACGGGAAGTGGTACACCTGGCAAGAAACGCAGCCTGCCTGAGAGCAACCGCTATGCAAGCTATGGAGACTCATATGATGGAATCTGA
- the LOC129834599 gene encoding calcitonin gene-related peptide isoform X3, which yields MVMMKLSALLIAYFLVICQMYSSHAAPARTGLESMTDQVTLTDYEARRLLNAIVKEFVQMTSEELEQQANEGNSSVTAQKRACNTATCVTHRLADFLNRSGGMGNSNFVPTNVGAKAFGRRRRDSPMTAPL from the exons ATGGTTATGATGAAGCTCTCTGCCCTCCTCATTGCCTATTTCCTGGTCATTTGTCAGATGTACAGCTCACATGCAGCTCCAGCCAG AACTGGTTTAGAGTCCATGACAGACCAAGTCACGCTAACTGACTATGAAGCCCGAAGGCTACTCAACGCCATCGTCAAGGAGTTTGTTCAAATGACTTCAGAGGAATTGGAGCAACAAGCCAATGAAGGAAATAG CAGCGTTACAGCACAGAAGCGTGCGTGCAATACTGCCACATGTGTCACCCACCGCCTGGCTGACTTCCTGAACagatcaggaggaatgggcaacaGTAACTTCGTCCCTACCAACGTGGGCGCCAAGGCGTTTGGAcgaagaaggagagacagcccCATGACAGCACCTTTGTGA